The Saccharomonospora glauca K62 genome has a segment encoding these proteins:
- a CDS encoding DUF6928 family protein — translation MGSKSAVVVFAEAEPRRAFRDAGLTDHDKSKRLAEITLGATAQETGLLTLDLAVWPDSGIVCAASLPECEVVCSRELARYRPSELTEWILRLANGRGAYAVFMHSAEDWAAFAVWSDGALVRSLSMNPSSGVMEDMGEHLPFEFPFWEGERSVRNEPNYALPFHPIDFGNEALREFFGFVLEGREDELCFDLEEFEVPAFRAVSQA, via the coding sequence ATGGGATCAAAGTCTGCCGTGGTGGTCTTCGCTGAGGCGGAACCTAGAAGGGCTTTCCGTGATGCTGGGTTAACTGATCATGACAAGTCGAAGCGTCTTGCGGAGATCACGCTCGGAGCTACTGCACAAGAGACAGGACTCCTCACGCTCGATCTCGCTGTTTGGCCGGATAGTGGAATTGTGTGCGCGGCGAGTCTTCCTGAGTGTGAAGTTGTCTGCTCTCGTGAACTCGCGCGGTACCGGCCCAGCGAGTTGACTGAATGGATCTTACGGCTGGCGAACGGTAGGGGTGCCTACGCTGTTTTCATGCACAGTGCCGAAGATTGGGCTGCTTTTGCGGTCTGGTCAGATGGTGCTCTAGTTAGGTCTCTGAGCATGAACCCGAGTTCGGGGGTCATGGAAGACATGGGGGAGCATCTTCCATTCGAATTTCCCTTCTGGGAAGGTGAGCGTTCAGTTCGGAATGAACCTAACTATGCCTTACCTTTTCATCCGATCGACTTCGGAAACGAAGCGCTGAGGGAGTTCTTCGGGTTTGTTCTTGAAGGTCGAGAGGATGAATTGTGCTTCGATCTCGAGGAATTTGAGGTTCCCGCATTCCGTGCTGTATCACAGGCCTGA
- a CDS encoding polymorphic toxin-type HINT domain-containing protein, which produces ETVSQKVVATIVGHGEKDLVEVTVDVDGEAGDAVSTLVATAEHPFWVDEHGRLLNPAVHGLWGEVPGWYHAEDLDAGDWLRTPTGEKVRVVDVRTYTATTQVHNLTINGVHTYYVAADSVPFLVHNASCQASKEVVLGSFDTFEKARNKALDLMGEIDHSTRRSIKGRLGSSSSTYGKVVGFETRVGGVYKRFRMDFDPEKGPHINVEVGKGSSGRKWAVPWRGTESEFSRLLGGNT; this is translated from the coding sequence GGGAGACCGTCTCGCAGAAGGTGGTGGCCACGATCGTCGGCCATGGTGAGAAGGATTTGGTGGAGGTCACCGTCGATGTCGACGGTGAGGCCGGGGATGCGGTGTCCACGCTCGTCGCGACCGCGGAGCATCCGTTCTGGGTGGATGAGCACGGTCGTCTCCTCAACCCAGCCGTGCACGGCCTGTGGGGCGAAGTCCCGGGCTGGTACCACGCCGAAGACCTCGATGCCGGAGATTGGCTGCGTACCCCCACCGGTGAGAAGGTCCGGGTCGTCGACGTCCGCACCTACACTGCCACGACCCAGGTCCACAACCTCACCATCAACGGTGTTCACACGTATTATGTGGCGGCAGACTCCGTCCCATTTCTTGTACATAACGCAAGCTGTCAGGCAAGCAAAGAGGTGGTTCTTGGTTCCTTTGACACTTTCGAGAAAGCTCGCAATAAGGCCTTGGATTTGATGGGTGAAATTGATCATTCCACTCGGCGTTCGATCAAAGGCAGGCTCGGATCCTCGTCGTCCACTTATGGGAAGGTTGTAGGCTTCGAGACTCGGGTAGGTGGGGTTTACAAGAGGTTTCGTATGGATTTTGATCCAGAGAAAGGTCCGCATATCAATGTGGAGGTCGGAAAGGGGAGTTCTGGGCGCAAGTGGGCGGTCCCTTGGCGGGGGACTGAATCAGAATTCTCGCGACTTCTTGGTGGTAACACATGA